In one window of Lewinella sp. 4G2 DNA:
- a CDS encoding bifunctional aldolase/short-chain dehydrogenase: MTSATTFKYVDYLWDDAHAASLGDDQVALFLYRSNILGADLRITNYGGGNTSCKTIEKDPLTGKDVEVMWVKGSGGDIGTLTRQGIAGLYVDRLRDLKKVYRGLEDEDRMVGLFQHCIYDLDSRAPSIDTPLHGLLPFKHIDHLHPDALIAVAAAKDSEQVTKEIWGDTMGWVPWQRPGFDLGLQLERCLAENPGIRGIVLGSHGLFTWGDTSYESYMNSLEVIEMASEYIEKKVAAQGDKVFGGQRVESLVPDARKAQAAKLMPLLRGLTSSEKRQVGTFQDTDVVLQFTNSYDIDRLAPMGTSCPDHFLRTKIQPLVLDLAPDEDLSDRDAILSKLKDAFADYRAGYHKYYNDHKRDNSPAVRDPNPVIILYPGVGLFSFAKNKQTSRVASEFYINAINVMRGAEAITEYTALPRQEAFDIEYWLLEEAKLQRMPAEQTLSRKVALVTGAGGGIGKAIADKLAAEGAVVVLSDINEEALKEANATYKRDQSTYAVCDVTSADSIEKAFDAAALEFGGVDIVVHSAGLAISKPLEDHTEKDWDILQNVLVKGQFMLAQASASIMRDQGTGGDFISIASKNGLVSGPNNVGYGTAKAAQQHMSRLLAAELGKDHIKVNTVNPDGVIIGSKIWEGKWAEGRAKAYGITVEELPAHYAKRNLLNEIIRPDDIADGVFACVGILTKTTGNIINVDGGMATAFVR; this comes from the coding sequence ATGACCAGCGCAACTACCTTTAAATACGTCGATTACCTCTGGGACGACGCCCACGCCGCCAGCCTCGGCGACGACCAGGTTGCCCTCTTTTTATACCGCTCGAATATCCTCGGGGCGGACCTCCGGATCACCAACTACGGCGGCGGAAACACGAGCTGCAAGACGATCGAAAAGGATCCGCTGACCGGAAAAGACGTGGAAGTCATGTGGGTCAAAGGATCCGGTGGGGACATTGGAACTTTGACGCGCCAAGGCATCGCCGGGCTCTACGTAGACCGCCTGCGCGACCTTAAAAAAGTATACCGGGGCCTCGAAGACGAAGACCGCATGGTCGGCCTGTTCCAACACTGTATTTATGATCTTGACAGCCGCGCGCCATCTATTGATACGCCGCTGCACGGGCTACTGCCGTTTAAGCACATCGACCACCTCCACCCCGACGCGCTGATCGCCGTGGCCGCCGCCAAGGACAGCGAGCAGGTGACCAAGGAAATTTGGGGCGACACGATGGGCTGGGTGCCGTGGCAACGCCCGGGTTTCGACCTCGGCCTACAACTCGAACGCTGCCTCGCCGAGAACCCCGGAATCCGCGGGATCGTGCTCGGGAGCCACGGACTTTTCACTTGGGGCGATACCAGTTACGAGAGCTACATGAACAGCCTGGAGGTGATTGAGATGGCCTCCGAATACATCGAAAAAAAGGTGGCCGCTCAGGGCGATAAAGTATTCGGCGGGCAACGCGTTGAAAGCCTCGTGCCGGACGCCCGGAAAGCGCAGGCAGCTAAATTGATGCCACTGCTCCGCGGCCTCACCAGCAGCGAAAAGCGGCAGGTGGGTACCTTTCAGGATACCGACGTCGTGCTGCAATTCACGAACTCTTACGACATCGACCGCCTCGCGCCGATGGGGACTTCCTGCCCGGACCACTTCCTGCGCACCAAGATCCAACCACTCGTGCTCGACCTCGCGCCGGACGAAGATCTTTCCGATCGCGACGCCATCCTAAGCAAGCTCAAGGACGCCTTCGCAGACTACCGCGCCGGTTACCATAAATACTACAACGACCACAAACGGGATAACTCCCCCGCCGTACGCGACCCGAACCCCGTCATCATTCTCTATCCGGGCGTCGGTCTCTTCAGCTTTGCGAAGAACAAACAGACCTCCCGCGTGGCGAGTGAATTTTACATTAACGCAATCAACGTGATGCGTGGCGCGGAGGCCATCACCGAGTATACGGCCCTGCCACGTCAGGAAGCTTTCGACATCGAATACTGGCTACTCGAAGAAGCCAAACTGCAGCGGATGCCCGCCGAACAAACTCTCAGCCGCAAGGTGGCCCTCGTCACCGGCGCTGGTGGCGGTATTGGTAAGGCCATTGCCGATAAGCTCGCTGCGGAAGGCGCCGTGGTGGTGCTCTCCGACATCAACGAAGAAGCGCTCAAAGAAGCCAACGCCACCTACAAGCGCGACCAATCCACCTACGCCGTTTGCGACGTGACCAGCGCCGACTCCATCGAAAAAGCATTCGACGCCGCCGCCCTCGAATTCGGTGGCGTAGACATCGTCGTCCACTCCGCCGGCCTGGCCATCTCAAAGCCACTCGAAGACCACACAGAGAAGGATTGGGACATCCTCCAGAACGTCCTCGTCAAGGGCCAATTCATGCTGGCCCAGGCGTCCGCCAGCATCATGCGCGACCAGGGCACCGGTGGCGACTTCATCTCCATCGCCTCCAAAAACGGCCTCGTCTCCGGCCCCAACAACGTCGGCTACGGCACGGCCAAAGCAGCCCAGCAACACATGAGCCGCCTCCTCGCCGCCGAACTCGGCAAAGACCACATCAAAGTCAACACCGTCAACCCCGACGGCGTCATCATCGGCTCCAAGATCTGGGAAGGCAAGTGGGCTGAAGGGCGCGCCAAAGCCTACGGCATCACCGTCGAGGAACTCCCCGCCCATTACGCCAAACGCAACCTCCTCAACGAAATCATCCGCCCGGACGATATCGCCGATGGCGTTTTCGCCTGCGTAGGCATCCTCACAAAAACAACGGGTAATATCATTAATGTGGATGGAGGGATGGCTACGGCTTTTGTTAGGTAG
- a CDS encoding tyrosine-type recombinase/integrase, with product MSVKISIEEIEVSGYRRYRIRPRGYVDNYFGLTEGIPGIWYDNTSRCLTAPVREETLRHLREIFGPNCLVWKDRPESGWKDYPDDRTIDRSAYASQQPWDRERHQDQRAPDPPWAQSSGDTFDGNGSRSAHPRKGGWEQRQPRETAPKRSFLNTKDLAPHWNEVVHRTKEQLQVRRYSPSTLKSYLAHLRHFCATYPKKTLADVNDELLRSYLVGRAKGGNFSESTQGQALNALKFWLEQVEGRPKAFIDLRAKKKKSLPTVLSVAEVKRLFEVVDNRKHRCILKIIYGGGLRLSEVCRLRIADIQSDRLQIFVHGGKGKKDRYTTLSARFLVELREYYKEYRPQYWLFEGQSGGQYSKRSVQAILRKAVERSGVNPYCTVHTLRHSYATHLLETGTSLRHIQVLLGHASTRTTEIYTHVSNKERRQVISPLDRLE from the coding sequence ATGAGCGTGAAAATTAGTATCGAGGAGATTGAGGTGTCGGGGTACCGGCGCTACCGGATTCGGCCGCGGGGGTACGTGGACAATTATTTTGGGTTGACGGAGGGGATACCAGGAATTTGGTACGACAATACGTCGAGATGCCTGACGGCGCCGGTTAGGGAGGAGACGTTGAGACATCTTCGGGAAATATTTGGTCCTAATTGCTTGGTATGGAAGGATCGCCCCGAATCAGGATGGAAAGATTACCCTGATGATAGAACTATTGATAGATCTGCGTATGCTAGCCAGCAACCGTGGGATCGGGAAAGGCACCAGGATCAAAGAGCTCCGGATCCACCGTGGGCACAATCTTCCGGTGATACATTCGACGGAAATGGTAGTAGGTCAGCGCATCCGCGTAAAGGAGGTTGGGAGCAAAGACAACCACGTGAGACGGCACCGAAGCGTTCGTTCCTGAATACAAAGGACTTAGCACCCCACTGGAACGAGGTAGTACACCGCACGAAGGAGCAGTTGCAGGTGCGGCGGTACAGTCCGTCCACCCTGAAGAGTTATCTGGCGCACCTGCGTCATTTCTGTGCGACCTACCCGAAGAAAACCCTGGCGGACGTCAATGATGAACTGCTACGGTCTTACCTGGTTGGGCGGGCAAAAGGGGGCAATTTTTCCGAGTCGACCCAAGGGCAGGCCTTGAACGCGCTGAAGTTTTGGTTGGAGCAGGTAGAGGGGCGACCAAAAGCTTTTATTGATTTGCGGGCGAAGAAAAAGAAGTCGCTGCCTACCGTGCTCAGCGTAGCGGAAGTGAAGCGTCTCTTCGAAGTGGTTGATAACCGCAAGCACCGGTGCATTTTGAAGATCATTTACGGCGGTGGCCTCCGTTTGAGTGAAGTATGCCGCCTACGCATAGCAGATATCCAGAGTGATCGGTTGCAAATCTTTGTTCACGGCGGGAAAGGGAAGAAAGATCGGTACACCACGCTGTCCGCCCGGTTCCTGGTGGAGTTGCGGGAGTACTATAAAGAATACCGTCCGCAATACTGGTTATTTGAGGGGCAGTCGGGTGGTCAGTACAGCAAGCGGAGTGTCCAGGCTATCCTACGGAAAGCGGTGGAGCGGAGTGGGGTGAACCCGTATTGTACGGTCCATACCCTACGCCATAGTTATGCGACGCACTTACTGGAGACGGGGACGTCCTTGCGCCACATCCAAGTGTTACTGGGCCACGCGAGTACGCGGACGACGGAGATTTATACGCACGTGAGTAATAAGGAGCGGCGGCAGGTGATTAGTCCGTTGGATCGGTTGGAGTAG
- a CDS encoding IS256 family transposase codes for MAQTKSKTKASEFDFEAYRTQVVQGFIKGQALTGQDGLLKPLIAQFIEAALAAEMDDHLADEAQRGLTNKRNGQLTKEVQTTLGAVDIDYSRDRAGRFEPVTVRKRSRQLALGFEEQIIELYASGSSLEDITRTLSKLYGAEMSTARISGVINATWQTVEDWHRRRLPACLVVLFIDAIHIDVRREHGVAKVALYVAYGITLEGKREVIGLIPGQGTEGAVEWARCLESFKQRGLEDVLITCSDGLAGLKSVIAQTWPQTQIQRCVVHKIRNTFRLLDDKDSKQVLRQLKEVYNAVNEAEASRRLEDFGNYWQGKYDLVVALWRKDWDELMTCMKLSPALKKLTYTTNAIENLNREIRRVVKTKGAWPNDRSLLIQLYHSLDRKRDSWNKSVLGWSSIHRELCETFGERYTKHFN; via the coding sequence ATGGCACAAACTAAATCAAAAACCAAAGCCTCCGAGTTTGACTTCGAGGCCTACCGCACTCAAGTTGTCCAGGGATTTATCAAAGGCCAAGCCCTTACGGGGCAAGATGGGCTACTTAAGCCCCTCATCGCTCAGTTTATCGAAGCCGCCTTGGCCGCTGAGATGGACGACCACCTGGCTGACGAAGCACAGCGAGGCTTGACGAACAAGCGCAACGGACAGTTGACTAAAGAGGTGCAGACCACGCTCGGTGCGGTTGACATCGACTACTCGCGCGACCGTGCCGGACGCTTTGAGCCCGTTACGGTGCGCAAACGTAGTCGGCAACTCGCCCTGGGTTTCGAAGAGCAGATCATTGAACTCTACGCTTCCGGTTCTTCTTTGGAAGATATTACCCGAACGCTGAGCAAGCTCTATGGTGCTGAGATGAGCACGGCTCGTATCTCGGGCGTCATCAATGCGACCTGGCAGACGGTCGAAGACTGGCACAGGCGGCGCTTGCCAGCCTGCCTAGTCGTACTATTTATCGATGCCATTCATATCGATGTGCGTCGTGAACACGGGGTAGCTAAAGTGGCCCTTTACGTCGCATATGGGATTACTTTGGAAGGCAAGCGTGAGGTAATCGGTCTTATCCCCGGTCAGGGCACCGAGGGCGCCGTTGAGTGGGCGCGCTGTCTAGAGTCGTTCAAACAGCGCGGGCTGGAGGACGTACTGATTACTTGCAGCGACGGCCTGGCGGGACTCAAAAGTGTGATTGCACAGACATGGCCACAGACGCAAATCCAGCGCTGTGTCGTCCATAAGATCCGCAATACCTTCCGTTTACTGGATGACAAGGACTCTAAACAGGTCCTGCGTCAACTAAAAGAGGTTTACAATGCCGTTAACGAAGCCGAGGCAAGCCGCCGGTTGGAGGACTTCGGTAACTACTGGCAGGGTAAGTATGATCTAGTGGTTGCACTTTGGCGCAAGGACTGGGACGAGCTGATGACGTGTATGAAGCTGAGTCCGGCGTTGAAGAAGTTAACCTACACGACCAATGCGATCGAGAACCTTAACCGTGAAATCCGGCGAGTTGTCAAAACGAAGGGCGCCTGGCCGAACGACCGATCCCTGCTCATCCAACTCTATCACTCCTTGGATCGCAAACGCGATAGCTGGAATAAGTCCGTGCTAGGTTGGTCGAGTATCCACCGCGAACTATGCGAAACGTTCGGGGAACGGTACACCAAGCATTTTAATTAA
- a CDS encoding PD-(D/E)XK nuclease family protein gives MNAELKRDKYWEKWISVRSPELHGDRIASYKEVFYRYERVISAIDGRTFYDILGYSHYENMATNVLAYLFDDNEDHGLAGLFVKSWLEVNQLKNPHNYGVNRIEREYVLPDGKRIDLLVEFNDQIWIIENKIYAAAYNDLDSYCSQIEGIYSKNERKVSVFLLSMFDQRLPDCSYDLKLVTYKSFVDCIENNLGNYILHANQSRLPAILEFLKSL, from the coding sequence ATGAATGCTGAGTTAAAAAGAGACAAATACTGGGAAAAATGGATCAGCGTAAGATCGCCAGAACTCCACGGTGATCGAATCGCATCCTACAAGGAGGTATTCTATCGTTATGAAAGAGTGATTTCGGCTATTGATGGCCGAACATTTTACGACATCCTTGGCTATTCGCATTATGAGAATATGGCCACAAACGTATTAGCATATTTATTTGATGATAACGAAGATCATGGCTTGGCAGGTCTATTTGTAAAAAGTTGGTTAGAGGTAAACCAATTGAAAAACCCACATAATTATGGTGTCAATAGAATCGAAAGAGAGTATGTATTGCCCGACGGCAAACGTATAGATCTTCTAGTTGAATTCAATGATCAAATTTGGATTATTGAGAATAAGATCTATGCAGCGGCATATAATGATTTAGACTCATATTGTTCACAGATTGAAGGAATCTACTCGAAGAATGAACGCAAGGTGAGTGTATTCCTCCTTTCAATGTTTGATCAAAGATTGCCTGATTGCAGTTATGATCTAAAATTAGTAACTTACAAATCATTTGTCGATTGCATTGAAAATAACTTGGGAAACTATATTCTTCACGCTAATCAGAGTAGGCTTCCTGCAATTTTGGAATTTCTTAAATCACTTTAA
- a CDS encoding cold-shock protein — MYLYFGTIKTYFPNRGFGFITHPTSLGPDHDVYFHITKIEEFDKDLAAVLNFYEVNDEICFWYTAEETKKGEQLNAVLDAEYVFSLHAGTLNDFIIEVEKYWKNIDLNLPFWIRRITHGLVGISGQNLLNAERKSLLRNRNQKLKKEQEELEKKRAKRRKQDKIRRDKLKLKKKQDEVNRIQEEERVELLLATPSGRRVLENEQFEMLVAELKTKGFRKSADVSNYIVTNRLGKKYSHISGILTMQNSRDSWKFEGGFPPSIYAKLCRRLGLGNNGSDSRVVDYTLYKDL, encoded by the coding sequence ATGTACCTATATTTTGGAACAATCAAAACCTACTTTCCTAACAGAGGATTCGGTTTTATCACTCATCCCACAAGTCTCGGACCAGATCATGATGTATATTTTCATATAACAAAAATCGAAGAGTTCGACAAAGATTTAGCAGCTGTACTAAACTTTTACGAGGTAAATGACGAAATCTGTTTCTGGTACACAGCAGAAGAAACTAAAAAAGGCGAGCAATTAAATGCCGTTTTAGATGCTGAATATGTGTTTAGCCTTCATGCAGGTACCCTAAATGACTTTATAATTGAAGTCGAGAAATACTGGAAAAATATTGACCTTAACTTGCCGTTTTGGATAAGAAGAATTACACATGGTCTTGTAGGCATAAGCGGACAGAATTTGTTAAACGCTGAGAGAAAATCACTACTTCGAAATCGAAATCAGAAACTTAAAAAGGAACAGGAAGAGCTTGAAAAGAAGAGAGCAAAAAGGAGGAAGCAAGATAAAATTCGAAGAGATAAGCTTAAATTGAAGAAAAAGCAAGATGAGGTTAATAGAATTCAAGAAGAGGAACGGGTCGAGCTATTGCTAGCTACACCTAGCGGAAGAAGGGTTCTAGAGAATGAACAGTTTGAAATGTTGGTTGCGGAACTGAAGACTAAAGGGTTTAGGAAAAGTGCTGATGTGTCAAACTATATAGTAACCAACAGATTAGGAAAAAAATACAGCCATATTTCAGGAATATTGACAATGCAAAATAGTCGAGATTCGTGGAAATTCGAAGGTGGTTTTCCTCCTTCTATTTACGCTAAGTTGTGTCGAAGACTTGGTTTGGGTAACAACGGTTCTGATTCACGTGTGGTTGATTATACTCTTTACAAGGACTTATAG
- a CDS encoding DUF4160 domain-containing protein produces MPTVHTIGSIKIKLYYKDHLPPHFHAQYNEFEILIEIRSLEKYAGDLPKKQLKAVLEWAAENQEALMERWDKYFNEN; encoded by the coding sequence ATGCCAACTGTTCATACTATAGGGTCGATCAAAATCAAGCTCTATTACAAAGATCACTTACCGCCTCACTTTCATGCTCAATATAATGAGTTTGAAATCTTGATTGAAATTCGATCTTTAGAAAAGTATGCTGGTGATTTACCAAAGAAGCAACTAAAAGCGGTTTTGGAATGGGCGGCTGAAAATCAAGAAGCGTTGATGGAAAGATGGGATAAATATTTCAATGAAAATTAA
- a CDS encoding helix-turn-helix domain-containing protein, with the protein MKGLRSIPRVLKINSVKGRSISLLFNNGQSKIIDIAQLLTDGKPVGKGSLVNKILNDDVVFSSVAIIDNTIGWPGVGKYVKDFSGESKFHPYDIDPLLLYNAGNLDENQNLNLGSKIKTIRKRIGLTQEELAKRVGTTKNYISKLENNKSDIELLTLKKIVEAGLNGKLHLSIEIPN; encoded by the coding sequence ATGAAAGGACTAAGAAGTATACCAAGAGTTTTGAAGATTAACTCAGTGAAAGGGCGCTCTATCTCATTATTATTCAATAATGGGCAGAGCAAAATAATCGATATAGCACAACTGTTAACTGACGGCAAGCCAGTGGGAAAAGGAAGCTTGGTGAATAAGATACTGAATGACGATGTGGTTTTTTCTTCAGTAGCTATTATAGATAATACAATTGGATGGCCCGGTGTAGGTAAGTATGTAAAAGATTTTAGTGGTGAGTCGAAGTTTCACCCTTATGATATTGATCCACTACTCCTTTACAATGCTGGTAATCTGGATGAAAATCAAAATCTCAATTTAGGCAGTAAAATCAAGACAATCAGGAAAAGGATTGGATTGACTCAAGAAGAATTAGCAAAAAGGGTCGGAACCACCAAAAACTATATCTCTAAATTGGAAAATAACAAATCGGATATTGAGCTATTGACTTTAAAAAAGATTGTTGAAGCAGGATTAAATGGAAAACTTCACTTAAGTATTGAAATTCCAAATTAG
- a CDS encoding IS5 family transposase, whose translation MSKIKKDERFEVKDKQDYRVVNWAEYNKALENRGNITFIIDESVTQNWYSDSPAQRGAQETYSDTCIEAIMMIKTIFRLPYRQSRGFTVGLLQLMDLAHLKVPSFTQVNRRFRTLNISPFAIPASGPITIAIDSTGVKVYGEGEWKCRKHGWSKRRTWRKLHLGVDPCTGFIHCHITTTNSESDESQVNDLLDQVEAEIDEVYLDGAYDAQSCYDGLLERDIWPVIPPQRGAVKWYWEEPGDADDYPRNQFIKRIEEVGRAEWKKEADYHQRSLSETAMYRYKTIFGPTHYSRSLETQTQENKIKIKALNHMTAHGMPISQLKNA comes from the coding sequence ATGTCAAAGATAAAGAAGGACGAGCGATTTGAAGTAAAAGATAAGCAGGATTACCGGGTAGTCAACTGGGCGGAGTACAACAAAGCCCTGGAAAATCGTGGTAACATCACGTTTATTATTGACGAGTCGGTCACCCAAAATTGGTATAGTGACTCGCCAGCCCAGAGAGGTGCTCAAGAAACTTATAGTGATACCTGTATCGAGGCCATTATGATGATCAAGACTATTTTTCGGTTACCCTATCGACAGTCTCGTGGTTTTACCGTGGGTCTGCTTCAACTCATGGACCTAGCGCACCTGAAAGTACCAAGTTTTACACAGGTTAACCGCCGTTTTCGCACTCTCAACATTAGTCCTTTTGCGATTCCAGCTAGCGGCCCGATCACGATTGCGATAGACTCGACGGGAGTCAAGGTTTACGGTGAAGGCGAGTGGAAATGCCGCAAGCACGGATGGAGCAAGCGTCGTACCTGGCGTAAACTTCATTTGGGTGTTGATCCTTGCACTGGCTTTATTCATTGCCATATCACGACGACTAACTCCGAGAGCGATGAATCTCAGGTAAATGATCTTCTCGATCAGGTCGAAGCCGAAATCGATGAGGTCTACCTTGATGGTGCTTATGATGCACAGAGTTGCTACGATGGTTTATTGGAGCGAGATATTTGGCCTGTCATTCCACCTCAGAGAGGCGCGGTGAAATGGTATTGGGAGGAACCGGGTGATGCCGATGACTATCCTCGCAATCAATTTATTAAACGCATAGAAGAAGTCGGAAGGGCAGAATGGAAAAAAGAAGCCGATTACCACCAACGAAGTTTATCTGAGACGGCGATGTACCGTTATAAAACCATCTTTGGTCCAACCCACTACTCTCGATCACTTGAAACTCAAACGCAGGAAAACAAAATTAAAATCAAAGCACTCAATCATATGACAGCCCATGGCATGCCGATTTCTCAACTAAAAAATGCTTAA
- a CDS encoding DUF3024 domain-containing protein, with amino-acid sequence MDNIKEYLDQYIHSIRPPAEIRPKLDIDYSIENNSVYINEVRPRDYENLADYRSYPNVKFTYVKSRNIWKIYWMRADLKWHPFTPTIEVNTIEDAIKVYDADEYGCFKG; translated from the coding sequence ATGGATAATATAAAAGAATATTTAGATCAGTACATTCATTCAATTAGGCCACCTGCCGAAATTAGGCCTAAACTCGATATTGATTACAGTATTGAGAATAATTCAGTTTATATAAATGAGGTAAGACCAAGAGACTATGAGAATTTAGCCGATTACCGTTCATATCCAAATGTAAAATTCACTTATGTCAAATCGAGAAATATCTGGAAAATCTACTGGATGAGGGCAGACTTGAAATGGCATCCGTTTACTCCAACGATAGAAGTGAATACTATTGAGGACGCTATAAAAGTATACGATGCGGATGAATATGGCTGTTTCAAAGGTTAA
- a CDS encoding IS630 family transposase — translation MSLILTKDELEALQLEQNTAGLSKRRYRKVTVLIMLHQGHSVKTIEAALGIDDNTIYRYHRAYYKAGLSDFLDDSYVAYTGRLTEKQEEALAKHLDDYLYPDAKSIAAYVLERFGVDYSVGGMTDLLHRLGFVFKKSKSVPAKADEEAQCAFVEEALPALLEEVATGDAVVYYADGCHPTHNTKTSRGWIRKGEDFEVDCNNGRQRVNINAAVNALKPEHLVYEIADTINAQSTQRLCRQLLRKHPGKKIYFICDNARYNRNKMLTEWADSQRIDFVYLPTYSPNLNLIERLWHFMRVKILNSTYYEKSSEFKSAIVSFLGGIKLYKEELRSLLTLNFRTVGGTSVHLSQTSS, via the coding sequence ATGTCGCTAATACTAACCAAGGATGAACTCGAAGCACTTCAGCTGGAACAAAACACAGCTGGGCTTTCAAAGCGGCGTTACCGCAAAGTAACGGTACTCATCATGCTGCACCAAGGCCATTCGGTTAAGACAATTGAGGCGGCACTGGGTATTGATGATAATACGATCTATCGTTACCATCGCGCCTATTACAAAGCCGGTCTGTCCGACTTTCTGGACGATAGCTATGTGGCTTACACCGGTCGGTTAACTGAGAAGCAAGAAGAAGCCTTAGCTAAGCATCTGGATGATTACCTATACCCTGATGCAAAATCCATTGCCGCCTACGTCCTCGAGCGCTTTGGGGTAGACTACAGCGTTGGCGGTATGACCGATTTGTTGCACCGACTTGGGTTCGTGTTCAAGAAGAGTAAGTCCGTGCCGGCTAAGGCTGACGAAGAAGCACAGTGTGCCTTCGTTGAGGAAGCACTACCCGCGCTTTTAGAAGAGGTAGCCACCGGTGATGCAGTTGTTTACTATGCTGATGGCTGTCATCCTACTCACAATACAAAGACGAGTCGCGGCTGGATACGCAAAGGGGAAGATTTCGAAGTGGATTGCAACAATGGTCGACAGCGAGTGAATATTAATGCGGCCGTCAATGCGCTCAAGCCGGAACATTTGGTATACGAGATTGCTGACACCATCAATGCTCAGTCTACTCAGCGTTTATGCCGCCAGTTACTACGCAAACATCCGGGCAAAAAGATCTACTTCATTTGTGACAACGCTCGCTACAATCGCAACAAGATGCTAACGGAGTGGGCGGATAGCCAACGGATCGACTTCGTTTATCTACCAACCTATTCGCCTAACCTGAACCTAATCGAGCGCCTGTGGCACTTTATGCGGGTTAAGATATTGAACTCAACTTATTACGAGAAGTCTAGTGAATTTAAATCGGCCATCGTTTCATTTCTGGGTGGGATAAAATTGTATAAGGAAGAATTACGTAGCCTACTGACTTTAAACTTCAGGACAGTAGGAGGCACTTCCGTGCATTTGTCCCAAACCTCTTCGTGA